The following proteins are encoded in a genomic region of Brachypodium distachyon strain Bd21 chromosome 1, Brachypodium_distachyon_v3.0, whole genome shotgun sequence:
- the LOC100825580 gene encoding pre-rRNA-processing protein TSR1 homolog, which yields MGGARSQVNKAHKTRFASKASRHSHKIDKARSGKPESSHRAAVKGARAARVQRSKAIRDQKRAALLKEKRSIVGSSSAPRVIVLCGLSSSAHVRPLAEDLLMFAAGGDEHLTSNTVASSTYKLRTTVLQAPYGDLTSCMELAKVADLLAFVVSANSLYVGDSSSPIDEFGSQCLSVFRAMGLPSTAVFIRDLPSDTKSRQELKKATVSFLSPELPEDTKFYAAETKDDLHKFMWLFKEQHLSSPHWRNQRPYVMSEEASIKPGDSIGLCTLIVSGYLRAHNLSVNQLVHVSGAGDFQLGEIDILKDPFPVSERKKIDAMDSDDNQIQIVDTFVPDPLNQEPLLVENISDPLAGEQTWPTEAEMEEAHENNKQRKLVKRLLPRGTSEYQAAWIVDDTDDEGNDSEDDNPDGAGMVIDEKDRSEYGSDGSDMDAVSHCREKFDEETIGGTEMGDDENLTNEQIQAEIKKIKESNAEDEEFPDEVETPLDVPAKKRFAKYRGLKSFRTSSWDPKESLPPEYAKIFAFDNFARTQKHVLAKTAELDRGSSKDCAQIGSYVMLHVKNVPTDVASKLCHPSRGLPVVVSGLLQHESKISVLHFSIKKHDSYEAPVKCKEHLTFNVGFRQFTARPLFSSDNINCNKHKMERFLHHGRFSIASVYAPITFPPAPLIVLKNRDGEQPAIAAVGSLKTVDPDQVILKKIVLTGYPQRVSKLKAIVRYMFHSPEDVRWFKPVELWTKHGRRGRIKETVGTHGSMKCIFNSSVQQHDTVCMSLYKRAYPKWPEQLYQI from the exons atgGGCGGCGCGCGCTCGCAGGTAAACAAGGCGCACAAGACTCGCTTCGCCTCCAAGGCCTCCCGCCATTCGCACAAGATCG ATAAGGCTAGGAGCGGGAAGCCGGAGAGTagccaccgcgccgccgtcaAGGGCGCTCGTGCCGCGCGCGTCCAACGGAGCAAGGCG ATCCGTGATCAGAAACGTGCTGCCTTGCTAAAGGAGAAACGGTCAATTGTTGGATCTTCAAGTGCACCCCGTGTCATT GTTCTTTGTGGTCTTTCGTCATCTGCACATGTTAGACCACTTGCCGAAGATCTGCTGATGTTTGCGGCAGGAGGGGATGAGCACTTGACATCCAACACTGTTGCCTCTTCCACTTATAAACTTCGAACCACG GTACTGCAAGCACCATATGGTGATCTTACCTCATGCATGGAACTGGCAAAG GTTGCTGATTTGCTAGCTTTCGTAGTATCAGCAAATTCATTGTACGTTGGAGATTCAAGCAGCCCAATTGATGAGTTTGGATCACAATGCCTATCTGTTTTTCGAGCCATGGGCCTACCTAGTACAGCTGTTTTCATTCGA GATCTCCCATCCGACACCAAAAGTAggcaggaattgaagaaagcAACAGTCTCTTTCCTATCCCCAGAGCTGCCTGAGGATACCAAGTTCTATGCAGCAGAAACTAAGGATGATCTGCATAAg TTCATGTGGCTTTTCAAGGAGCAACACCTTTCATCACCACATTGGAGAAACCAGAGACCTTATGTTATGTCTGAGGAG GCTTCCATAAAACCTGGAGACAGTATTGGATTGTGCACCTTGATTGTGTCTGGGTATTTGCGGGCCCACAATCTTTCGGTGAATCAGCTG GTCCATGTGTCAGGTGCTGGTGATTTTCAGTTAGGAGAAATTGATATCCTCAAGGATCCATTTCCTGTTagtgaaaggaaaaaaattgatgCTATGGATTCCGATGATAATCAAATTCAG ATTGTTGACACCTTTGTTCCAGATCCTTTGAATCAGGAACCTTTACTTGTTGAAAATATCTCTGATCCTCTTGCAGGAGAGCAG ACTTGGCCAACGGAAGCCGAGATGGAAGAAGCCCATGAAAACAATAAACAGAGAAAACTAGTAAAGAGACTTCTTCCTCGGGGCACTTCAGAATACCAG GCTGCTTGGATTGTTGATGATACAGATGATGAAGGCAATGATTCTGAGGATGACAACCCGGATGGTGCTGGAATGGTAATTGATGAGAAAGATCGGTCAGAATATGGCAGTGATGGTTCAGATATGGATGCAGTATCTCACTGCAGGGAGAAGTTTGATGAAGAAACTATTGGGGGTACTGAGATGGGA GATGATGAAAATCTGACCAATGAGCAGATACAGGCAGAGATTAAGAAAATCAAAGAATCTAATGCTGAAGATGAAG AATTTCCTGATGAGGTGGAAACACCCTTAGATGTCCCGGCAAAAAAACGTTTTGCAAAATACAGAGGACTAAAGTCATTTAGGACATCATCCTGGGACCCTAAG GAATCTTTGCCACCTGAATATGCAAAAATATTTGCATTCGATAACTTTGCACGAACTCAAAAGCATGTCCTTGCTAAAACTGCTGAGCTAGATAGAGGAAGCTCAAAGGATTGTGCTCAAATAGGATCATATGTGATGCTTCACGTGAAAAATGTCCCTACAGATGTTGCCTCCAAACTTTGCCATCCGTCAAGAGGATTACCTGTGGTTGTTTCTGGTCTTCTTCAACATGAGTCAAAAATTTCAGTTCTTCATTTCAG CATAAAGAAGCATGACTCCTATGAAGCTCCTGTCAAATGTAAGGAACATCTTACTTTTAATGTTGGATTCCGGCAGTTTACAGCAAG ACCACTATTTTCTTCCGACAACATCAATTGCAATAAGCATAAGATGGAGAGATTTCTACACCATGGGCGGTTTTCTATTGCCTCCGTCTATGCTCCAATAACTTTTCCACCGGCTCCTCTAATAGTTTTGAAGAATAGAGATGGGGAGCAACCTGCCATTGCTGCTGTAGGTTCACTAAAAACTGTGGATCCTGACCAggttattctcaaaaaaatagttttgactGG GTATCCTCAGAGAGTCTCAAAACTTAAAGCAATAGTGAGATACATGTTCCATAGTCCTGAAGACGTCAGATGGTTCAAG CCTGTTGAGCTGTGGACCAAACATGGCCGACGTGGCCGAATCAAAGAGACTGTCGGCACCCATG GCTCTATGAAATGCATATTCAACAGCAGCGTTCAGCAGCATGACACCGTATGCATGAGCTTGTACAAACGAGCTTACCCGAAATGGCCAGAACAGCTCTACCAGATCTAA